Part of the Pomacea canaliculata isolate SZHN2017 linkage group LG11, ASM307304v1, whole genome shotgun sequence genome is shown below.
TGAACCCTTGAGGTCAGAGTGCACGCACAGACGTACTGATCAGGGTTAGGACGTACGGGAAGTAAAATATTGACATTAAAGGGTTTGGtagaagtaaaagaagaaaaaagctgaGTAGACTGATAATCTGGCCTACTAAATTCTGCAGAATAAAGACAACCCCCTCAACACCCGAAAGAGGGGCCAAAGAAAGATTGTATTAGCTCTGTTTGTCAGATTGAAAGAAACGTAGATCGCACGATCAAGCAGAGAGTTATCTTTGCTGTGGAATATAAAGTAGTAATAATGTACCCCACCACATACAATATCTAGTAACTGAAATTTAAGAttagttttgtaaacatttttaacataaagaTAGCATGAATGCTGATAAAGTCTTTCTGAACATAACAATAGTCAATACACTACAATCGTGTGAGTTCAAGAGGTAATTTAAGACTGatcccctaacctttttcaGGAACAGAGGTTGTACCTAACCCTTTTTTACCAAAACAGCATTTTTGTGAGAACGGTGCATGTCTCTTGTCCCTTGCTTTGACTTTCCAATCCGCTATGGAGTTCAGTATTCATGTCAAGTCCCGACACCTGGTCAACgggaaaaaaattgctgtgCTTCGAGGGTATTGAACTGGTGTGGCTTTGAAACGCTAATGCTCTAACCtctcgactttttttttttcctctagtCTGAGAAACAAATGACCTTAACAAGTTTAAAAAGCTAGATGAGAAATAGGTAAAAAGGTAATAGGGCAAGTCAAAAGTTAAAAATCGTACAGATGATCCAGCAtcaagaagcaaataaaaaataagaaacaaagaaaaaacaaaaacaaaaaaaacaaaaaagaagacaccgggaaaaaatatttcatttaacaaGTAATGGGAGATAACTGagggaaaataagaaaattgatGGTCATCACATATCACCTCTGTAAATCTTAAAAGAGTTAATAATTGGTTAATGACgattatatctttaaaaaaatcaaatggatTAAGcatataagtttaaaaaataattttatgtactTATGTACGAACATACTTTTATAAGAATGTGATGaggagaacacacacacacacaaagtaacgACACAGTACTCATGGTCAGGTTTCTTTATCAGATTcgtctgtgtatatatatatatgtacaaatgCAGTTTGAACTTAAAAGCTATTGGCAGAAGACATGCGGAAGATCCAGTATATCCAGtattttttgtatcagctatttagcccttgaatgaagtttcaaaaaatggttttactgcactcgttgCGCTATCggtttccatggaaacaatccaaaatggcgcccaaacaaacattttaaaaagcttataacttcgtcaattttgtgagtagactcgaaattctgtttgaaatagttacataaaagacagatctacaatCGTAAGAGAGGGATTTTGCAACATCGGCTTagatttttatgaatttttttttgttaaccaCTGTgtcaaattttaagaaattttgatttaaaacggtaTATCTACAAAACTACTAAGTAATTCTTTAAAAGCTCTCTCttcaaatgtttacattttgtatgAAGATATGCTCTACCAAATTGCaggtctatatctcttgtcaataAAAGTTattagcttttgaagtaaacagtgtCTAACCAAagcaagaaactgagaaaatgaggaaagaaaaattgaaagcttatagtaactactaaactactcaatattttttaagaaactctCATTGAAATGTTTGAATATGTTTAAAGAAATCTTCAATCAAAATTAAGGCTTGTACAACATGTCAATATACAATTATAAGCTTTTGATCTACACAATcttaataaaacaagaaactgaaaaggcgaaggaaaacaaagtgaagacAACAATCCCACTTACTGCCTTTATTGTCAAGATGTTTGCTGAGAAAATCAGCCACCTTCCTGCCACACAGAGAACAGTCGTGGTAACCCGTGGAGTCCATCTCATGGTAAATGTATTTCACTTGTGGGCCATCTGTAGGAGTCAGGCAGTCAAGTGATAGGATTTCAGCCCCAGGTGTGAAATAATCAGCTCCTGTACGTGAAGCCTCTCTAACCACTGCAGGTGGACAGGTGAGGGCCCGAGTGAAGGTCTGTACCTTCCAGCCATCGGGTACATTCTGGCTAGTGCTGCTTGTTGCCCACAATACAAGATTTGGATGTTGGCGACTTAGACtttctacaaatgttttaaaatattttctgcaaaacaaataaaaaaaagcaaactcgTGTTTTGCTCAGCTTTAATGCATTTCAAAATAGCCAAAATATAAtcataagtttattttaattattatttttgttggacTAAAAATCTATGaaattgttaatgttttttataGTACTTAATCAGATTAAAGACATTAACGTTGCTTATCTATTTCTTATTTGCTAGCTCTTTCTCTTAAACTTAGCCTGTTGCCGAGGtttttttaataccttttttGCCCCTTCTCTATTACTTTGTCCACAGAGTGCATTTTTCTGTCGTATAAAATAGCATTTTGTTACATTATATTACGCATAAATGCATTAGTATAATTAAACAAGGTTAAAATGTGGTTTAGGTGTAGacctgtttgtttttaatttccttaTCTAGCACAATGATTATTAAAAAGTACGTTAAGTTTGaatatgtttgttaaaaaaaggtaCAAGGTAGGggtcaaaaatgtgtttaaaccGTAAActaataatacaaacatactTACCCCGGGAAATCGACTTCACTTGCAATCACACACAGTTGTATTCTCTTTTGTGTTGTTAAAACGTCCAGAATttccttcatttccttcttgTAATTGAAATTACAGATTACTTGGGTGACAAAGGGTCGTGAAGTCTCATCTATATCTTTTGTCGTAGGCGTATGGTTGGATGTTTTAGAAAACGAGGACATGAAGTCcctttttgtaaaactactGACTAAAATGTAGAGGGGATGGCCACTTTCTATCCATTGTTTACCAGCCAGCGTCAACATTCGTGTCTTGCCGGTGTTGGGTGGACCAACAAGAAACAACCTTTGTTCACTGAGCATCTCTATCATATCCGGGTACAGAGTCAGTCGCTCGTACAGGTCTCCTGTCAGGGTCACGGCGTCTGCCAGAGTCTTGGGCTGCAGGAAAGTCTCGTCCATCAGTTGTAGGGTGGACTGAGTAGCTGGTCCACAAAACCTAAGAACGCAAAGCATTTCTAAAACTATGAGGTCCTTGTCTTTATCTCGACGTATAACATTGGTGCATCGACTAAATTAATTATTATCTGTGTCGTGTTAGAATTTCTGTGTATAACTGGAGCTGAATGTAAGTTAAGCGTAAttgatttgtttaaatataaagCTTCCTAGCGAGATGTATTCTAGTGTTGTGCTGTAGTGTAGTTCAGTGTAGTGTTGCAGGGTCTCAACTGTAGACATCACAAAtgataaacaatataaaatgttCCGAAAAGTATTTTATCGTTTACCTTTGCTAATGGCCGTGCATGACAACTTCCTTACCTTGCTATCATGTTTAAATACAACTCATCAGTCATGTTTGAGTCAGCATCAGATTGATTCATTAACCTGTTCCACCAGTTTCTCAGATGACTCATCACACTGGTGTCGATGTCCCATGGCGCGCAAGGGTTCGACAGATGATTTGCGCAAAGACACAGATGAGTGGGGTCGTCAGTAGCCTTCACATTTACACACTCGCGCAAACTCTTAAGAACACACAATGTGTGAGTATGTTTGAAAGAAGTACACCacattatgattttttttcatatgcaaATAACTGTggttacaaaatttttttttatataacaagGTTTCCTTAAAGCTACGTTTTATTCACAGATTATTCACCTTCAGATGCATATACACTTTACTTCATTTTAGTCGTCACGATAGTACTCAATACTTAATGCTCAATTCAGTCACAAAGAGCAACACTCAGGATAGTCTAAGAGcttgtcatttaaaataataatcatgaaaaGTACTAGCAATacttttaaagaagttttttgTCTAACCTGCTTTTTGACAATATGTAACGTAGATATCAAGTCAAATACCCTCtatttttacattctttatgTTACTTCTGCAGAAGATGGTATTTGTATGGTTTCTCTACGTTATGTTAAATCACCATAAACTTTAATGAAATTAGGCACTTTGGAAAATAAGTCATAAATatgtttaaacaaaacacaaaatatagcTTGATAATACTACTTTTCTGGACCCATGTTAGTGCAAAACTAggaaatcttttaaaaacattaaaaacctACCAAAGTTCTGACATCATGTATGTGTAACTTACCTGTACAACCTGACTGTAACTGCCGAGAGCTCGTTGTAGTGACGACCAGGTAACGTTGGGAAACATTAATGTCGTTTGAATTACAGGTTTGTGTGTCTGATCTGACATCAGGTGTCCCATCATGCTGTTTGCGTATTTAACTTGAGCGATAGCTTCAGACACCTCCCTGACTAACATGTCATCTATTTTCCTTTCACTTTCCTCACTCCCGTCATCCTTATCGCTGAGAGACTTGACGACCCCAACCAACACCCCGAAACGTCGATGAATAATGAGAATGTCAAAGCAGCCGACGTTTGTCTTGTCTGTAAACCTAGCGGGAACAGGTAAGCGATGGTTTAAAAAGCTATTTCCAGGGTTGTTTAGATAATCTTCATAATTAAACTGTGACAGGACAAACATGTCCTCCTTGTGGTGTTCCGCCATGTGACGTAAGCAGtgcagcacgtgctgcatgGCGCGGtcgtgtctgacgtcactgaggtCAGGAGGTTGTGGGACGTACACGACTTGACCAGCTATTGGCTGTTTTTCATATCGAATTTTGTTGAAGTAAACTGGAGGCACGAAATAGCAGGAATCAAGAGTATCCGGGTacatttctttgatgtttttcacTAAATATTCCTGCAACGTTTTTGTTGTTACGTATTCATTGCTTTcctgaaagaagaaatatttcagtttctttgaagCATATTAATTGTGGAACTTCAGAGCAATTCAAACAAATTGTTATAGATTTATCTCTTTAATGATTGACTACAGCACACAGTACTTATTGGATGTTATTGCGGGAAAACGAAATAActggtaaaatatatttaacagaAAGAGGGTGGAGGAGGAATAAATAATCTTTCCTCTGTGCTTACTTTAAACTGCGTTACTTGCTGCTTTCACCGCTTAGGAGTTCTGTATGGTACACGCACCTTTATTTCACTATAATTGTAAAGTAGAAGTGgtttaaaatttagaaaaatactaACTTTTTTTATCATAGGGAGATGTGCATCGTCGGTAGATGTTCGCGTTTTTCTCCACCGAAAAGCCCAACTGTTTAAAATGAAGTGTACGTAGGAGTTGTGACAGAAATCAGAGCATACTCACTGCCTACGTACTACAGGCAATGTgacattattatgattattcaGAGAAAAAGACTTTACAATACTTTTTGCACTCATATTATTCCACACAGAAGAGATCATGACACTTctagaacaaaaatattcaataattcgggaaagaaactttttcccAAGTCACCAATCACATTGCAATGGGTAATAATGTTGCTTTGCTATAGTGAAAGGGAGATTAACAAAAGGCAATCCTAGGCAATAGCTAATGTCACATTGATGCTTAGACTATTCTttacaaaaagttattttaaaatactcgAGGCATACTTGTTGCGTCTCATCAGaattacaatgacaataatTGCTGTTATCACTGCAGTCAAAGCCAGGGACAAGCCGACAGCCAAACCAGTTGAAATATCTTCTTCCGAggcttaaaaaaagtttataaaagtgAGAAACGAAACAGGTAGTAACAAATACGTAAACTACGATAAAGTAGTAATACAACACCTGTTTTAGAATCAttgtgaaaaatgttattttcttttttttcacgttcgttgtgtttatgatttttaaacaaCTTTAATTACTTCGGATTTAATGAACTTGACTACTTACTAACctattagaatttttttttaggcagaGAGACATTATACAGACAAAGTTAGGCAAGAAGTCACTAACGATTGCTACCAACAACACAAAGGTGTCATCACTTAATACGAAAGAAATAGTCAGTCCCAAACCTTCCTCAGATATCTCAAGTGAACATTttgcctgttgttgttgtgtggagCCCTCGTGCCAGCATGAGTAGGTTAAAGTTTTCACTTTTATCGTCTTTTGAATTTTCATGGTGAGATGCGTGGACACCTCGTAATCGTACAGGTAATCATCATCAACCTGACACTGTGGTTTGTTGTCTACCCACCAACAATGTAATATCTCTGttacatgcaaaaaagaaaTCGTTGTAATAACCAGAGTTAAATAACTTCAATAATATTAAATCGAATGTTTCCATTGCCCTTGATATCTTGAAATTATAGTAAACATGCAAAGAACATCCTCGTCAAAATAGAATGTATTTTCACTAACAATATTGTACAGTTTTCAACGGTATTTTCGAGTCTTAGTATGTTGAACGGTCTGCGcatgcatattattatatacgtGTACTCTTGCGCGTGAGAATTAATGAGTTTGCATGATTCACTTACCTAGTTTCTCTTGGCTATTGTGTCTGTagacagaaaaattgttttgagtCGTCTGAACATTTTCGTTAAAGAAACAGGTCAGGGTTATTTGGGAATCATTGGGCACATTTGAGACTTTACACGAGTTGTTTGcacctgtaaacagataaaaccataatgtaaatgtttccttAGCCTAgtccagacaaaaaaaaaagcaaaagatacaaatgctttaaacattttaagtgtCCCAATAAAGAATACACAGCATACTTTAGACTATATAACATAGTATGATAACTcgttaaaaatgtaattattataatttatacaaTACAGCTAATTAAGACGTAGCGATTTTATGCATGGTACCtaagaacaaaaagaatgattgattgaattctttttttttttttttgatgggtcGACGACCTTATTCAAAGCAGAGCTTTCTCGATGCTTTGGTCTCTTGTCGTACGTGATTGTCTCCTCTCCGTTGGAGAGAGGAGTCTCCTGGTTGTCTCCCGTGTCTTGTTTATATCTGagagatgggggggggggggcagcggAGGTAGTCAGCATAGGCGTCTCTGGTCACTTCTCCTCGTGActcatttcttttttggaaGTTCGAGTTGATGGCTTCTTGAGATCTTGTATCAGTACGTCTTTTTTTCACTATGGAGTCTACCATTCTTGTAGTAAccacattttccttctttttttcacgTGGTCTAATTCTACTCGCAGTCGTTTTGTTAGGTCGGCAGCGACTTTA
Proteins encoded:
- the LOC112575171 gene encoding uncharacterized protein LOC112575171 isoform X7, whose protein sequence is MIFLRKIQALNSWWFLQHMSCRCHQFSSTTMKTILIVCCLHIAAALPQEGSITCSVSPVEIDQDAVLNCSFPEDLNTTKKDFAVYHYRDDTGDAVVDCWWLKGAMTCSARPEIRYESTVGHTFTITLQNISSSQTGRYACQIANYHQNLIQSCELTILSGANNSCKVSNVPNDSQITLTCFFNENVQTTQNNFSVYRHNSQEKLAEILHCWWVDNKPQCQVDDDYLYDYEVSTHLTMKIQKTIKVKTLTYSCWHEGSTQQQQAKCSLEISEEASEEDISTGLAVGLSLALTAVITAIIVIVILMRRNNWAFRWRKTRTSTDDAHLPMIKKESNEYVTTKTLQEYLVKNIKEMYPDTLDSCYFVPPVYFNKIRYEKQPIAGQVVYVPQPPDLSDVRHDRAMQHVLHCLRHMAEHHKEDMFVLSQFNYEDYLNNPGNSFLNHRLPVPARFTDKTNVGCFDILIIHRRFGVLVGVVKSLSDKDDGSEESERKIDDMLVREVSEAIAQVKYANSMMGHLMSDQTHKPVIQTTLMFPNVTWSSLQRALGSYSQVVQSLRECVNVKATDDPTHLCLCANHLSNPCAPWDIDTSVMSHLRNWWNRLMNQSDADSNMTDELYLNMIARFCGPATQSTLQLMDETFLQPKTLADAVTLTGDLYERLTLYPDMIEMLSEQRLFLVGPPNTGKTRMLTLAGKQWIESGHPLYILVSSFTKRDFMSSFSKTSNHTPTTKDIDETSRPFVTQVICNFNYKKEMKEILDVLTTQKRIQLCVIASEVDFPGKMHSVDKVIEKGQKRKYFKTFVESLSRQHPNLVLWATSSTSQNVPDGWKVQTFTRALTCPPAVVREASRTGADYFTPGAEILSLDCLTPTDGPQVKYIYHEMDSTGYHDCSLCGRKVADFLSKHLDNKGSVGT
- the LOC112575171 gene encoding uncharacterized protein LOC112575171 isoform X1 yields the protein MIFLRKIQALNSWWFLQHMSCRCHQFSSTTMKTILIVCCLHIAAALPQEGSITCSVSPVEIDQDAVLNCSFPEDLNTTKKDFAVYHYRDDTGDAVVDCWWLKGAMTCSARPEIRYESTVGHTFTITLQNISSSQTGRYACQIANYHQNLIQSCELTILSGANNSCKVSNVPNDSQITLTCFFNENVQTTQNNFSVYRHNSQEKLAEILHCWWVDNKPQCQVDDDYLYDYEVSTHLTMKIQKTIKVKTLTYSCWHEGSTQQQQAKCSLEISEEASEEDISTGLAVGLSLALTAVITAIIVIVILMRRNNWAFRWRKTRTSTDDAHLPMIKKESNEYVTTKTLQEYLVKNIKEMYPDTLDSCYFVPPVYFNKIRYEKQPIAGQVVYVPQPPDLSDVRHDRAMQHVLHCLRHMAEHHKEDMFVLSQFNYEDYLNNPGNSFLNHRLPVPARFTDKTNVGCFDILIIHRRFGVLVGVVKSLSDKDDGSEESERKIDDMLVREVSEAIAQVKYANSMMGHLMSDQTHKPVIQTTLMFPNVTWSSLQRALGSYSQVVQSLRECVNVKATDDPTHLCLCANHLSNPCAPWDIDTSVMSHLRNWWNRLMNQSDADSNMTDELYLNMIARFCGPATQSTLQLMDETFLQPKTLADAVTLTGDLYERLTLYPDMIEMLSEQRLFLVGPPNTGKTRMLTLAGKQWIESGHPLYILVSSFTKRDFMSSFSKTSNHTPTTKDIDETSRPFVTQVICNFNYKKEMKEILDVLTTQKRIQLCVIASEVDFPGKMHSVDKVIEKGQKRKYFKTFVESLSRQHPNLVLWATSSTSQNVPDGWKVQTFTRALTCPPAVVREASRTGADYFTPGAEILSLDCLTPTDGPQVKYIYHEMDSTGYHDCSLCGRKVADFLSKHLDNKGSKWDCCLHFVFLRLFSFLFY
- the LOC112575171 gene encoding uncharacterized protein LOC112575171 isoform X2; the encoded protein is MIFLRKIQALNSWWFLQHMSCRCHQFSSTTMKTILIVCCLHIAAALPQEGSITCSVSPVEIDQDAVLNCSFPEDLNTTKKDFAVYHYRDDTGDAVVDCWWLKGAMTCSARPEIRYESTVGHTFTITLQNISSSQTGRYACQIANYHQNLIQSCELTILSGANNSCKVSNVPNDSQITLTCFFNENVQTTQNNFSVYRHNSQEKLEILHCWWVDNKPQCQVDDDYLYDYEVSTHLTMKIQKTIKVKTLTYSCWHEGSTQQQQAKCSLEISEEASEEDISTGLAVGLSLALTAVITAIIVIVILMRRNNWAFRWRKTRTSTDDAHLPMIKKESNEYVTTKTLQEYLVKNIKEMYPDTLDSCYFVPPVYFNKIRYEKQPIAGQVVYVPQPPDLSDVRHDRAMQHVLHCLRHMAEHHKEDMFVLSQFNYEDYLNNPGNSFLNHRLPVPARFTDKTNVGCFDILIIHRRFGVLVGVVKSLSDKDDGSEESERKIDDMLVREVSEAIAQVKYANSMMGHLMSDQTHKPVIQTTLMFPNVTWSSLQRALGSYSQVVQSLRECVNVKATDDPTHLCLCANHLSNPCAPWDIDTSVMSHLRNWWNRLMNQSDADSNMTDELYLNMIARFCGPATQSTLQLMDETFLQPKTLADAVTLTGDLYERLTLYPDMIEMLSEQRLFLVGPPNTGKTRMLTLAGKQWIESGHPLYILVSSFTKRDFMSSFSKTSNHTPTTKDIDETSRPFVTQVICNFNYKKEMKEILDVLTTQKRIQLCVIASEVDFPGKMHSVDKVIEKGQKRKYFKTFVESLSRQHPNLVLWATSSTSQNVPDGWKVQTFTRALTCPPAVVREASRTGADYFTPGAEILSLDCLTPTDGPQVKYIYHEMDSTGYHDCSLCGRKVADFLSKHLDNKGSKWDCCLHFVFLRLFSFLFY
- the LOC112575171 gene encoding uncharacterized protein LOC112575171 isoform X3; translated protein: MIFLRKIQALNSWWFLQHMSCRCHQFSSTTMKTILIVCCLHIAAALPQGSITCSVSPVEIDQDAVLNCSFPEDLNTTKKDFAVYHYRDDTGDAVVDCWWLKGAMTCSARPEIRYESTVGHTFTITLQNISSSQTGRYACQIANYHQNLIQSCELTILSGANNSCKVSNVPNDSQITLTCFFNENVQTTQNNFSVYRHNSQEKLAEILHCWWVDNKPQCQVDDDYLYDYEVSTHLTMKIQKTIKVKTLTYSCWHEGSTQQQQAKCSLEISEEASEEDISTGLAVGLSLALTAVITAIIVIVILMRRNNWAFRWRKTRTSTDDAHLPMIKKESNEYVTTKTLQEYLVKNIKEMYPDTLDSCYFVPPVYFNKIRYEKQPIAGQVVYVPQPPDLSDVRHDRAMQHVLHCLRHMAEHHKEDMFVLSQFNYEDYLNNPGNSFLNHRLPVPARFTDKTNVGCFDILIIHRRFGVLVGVVKSLSDKDDGSEESERKIDDMLVREVSEAIAQVKYANSMMGHLMSDQTHKPVIQTTLMFPNVTWSSLQRALGSYSQVVQSLRECVNVKATDDPTHLCLCANHLSNPCAPWDIDTSVMSHLRNWWNRLMNQSDADSNMTDELYLNMIARFCGPATQSTLQLMDETFLQPKTLADAVTLTGDLYERLTLYPDMIEMLSEQRLFLVGPPNTGKTRMLTLAGKQWIESGHPLYILVSSFTKRDFMSSFSKTSNHTPTTKDIDETSRPFVTQVICNFNYKKEMKEILDVLTTQKRIQLCVIASEVDFPGKMHSVDKVIEKGQKRKYFKTFVESLSRQHPNLVLWATSSTSQNVPDGWKVQTFTRALTCPPAVVREASRTGADYFTPGAEILSLDCLTPTDGPQVKYIYHEMDSTGYHDCSLCGRKVADFLSKHLDNKGSKWDCCLHFVFLRLFSFLFY
- the LOC112575171 gene encoding uncharacterized protein LOC112575171 isoform X6, giving the protein MIFLRKIQALNSWWFLQHMSCRCHQFSSTTMKTILIVCCLHIAAALPQEGSITCSVSPVEIDQDAVLNCSFPEDLNTTKKDFAVYHYRDDTGDAVVDCWWLKGAMTCSARPEIRYESTVGHTFTITLQNISSSQTGRYACQIANYHQNLIQSCELTILSGANNSCKVSNVPNDSQITLTCFFNENVQTTQNNFSVYRHNSQEKLAEILHCWWVDNKPQCQVDDDYLYDYEVSTHLTMKIQKTIKVKTLTYSCWHEGSTQQQQAKCSLEISEEASEEDISTGLAVGLSLALTAVITAIIVIVILMRRNNWAFRWRKTRTSTDDAHLPMIKKESNEYVTTKTLQEYLVKNIKEMYPDTLDSCYFVPPVYFNKIRYEKQPIAGQVVYVPQPPDLSDVRHDRAMQHVLHCLRHMAEHHKEDMFVLSQFNYEDYLNNPGNSFLNHRLPVPARFTDKTNVGCFDILIIHRRFGVLVGVVKSLSDKDDGSEESERKIDDMLVREVSEAIAQVKYANSMMGHLMSDQTHKPVIQTTLMFPNVTWSSLQRALGSYSQVVQSLRECVNVKATDDPTHLCLCANHLSNPCAPWDIDTSVMSHLRNWWNRLMNQSDADSNMTDELYLNMIARFCGPATQSTLQLMDETFLQPKTLADAVTLTGDLYERLTLYPDMIEMLSEQRLFLVGPPNTGKTRMLTLAGKQWIESGHPLYILVSSFTKRDFMSSFSKTSNHTPTTKDIDETSRPFVTQVICNFNYKKEMKEILDVLTTQKRIQLCVIASEVDFPGKYFKTFVESLSRQHPNLVLWATSSTSQNVPDGWKVQTFTRALTCPPAVVREASRTGADYFTPGAEILSLDCLTPTDGPQVKYIYHEMDSTGYHDCSLCGRKVADFLSKHLDNKGSKWDCCLHFVFLRLFSFLFY
- the LOC112575171 gene encoding uncharacterized protein LOC112575171 isoform X5; translation: MIFLRKIQALNSWWFLQHMSCRCHQFSSTTMKTILIVCCLHIAAALPQEGSITCSVSPVEIDQDAVLNCSFPEDLNTTKKDFAVYHYRDDTGDAVVDCWWLKGAMTCSARPEIRYESTVGHTFTITLQNISSSQTGRYACQIANYHQNLIQSCELTILSGANNSCKVSNVPNDSQITLTCFFNENVQTTQNNFSVYRHNSQEKLAEILHCWWVDNKPQCQVDDDYLYDYEVSTHLTMKIQKTIKVKTLTYSCWHEGSTQQQQAKCSLEISEEASEEDISTGLAVGLSLALTAVITAIIVIVILMRRNNWAFRWRKTRTSTDDAHLPMIKKESNEYVTTKTLQEYLVKNIKEMYPDTLDSCYFVPPVYFNKIRYEKQPIAGQVVYVPQPPDLSDVRHDRAMQHVLHCLRHMAEHHKEDMFVLSQFNYEDYLNNPGNSFLNHRLPVPARFTDKTNVGCFDILIIHRRFGVLVGVVKSLSDKDDGSEESERKIDDMLVREVSEAIAQVKYANSMMGHLMSDQTHKPVIQTTLMFPNVTWSSLQRALGSYSQVVQSLRECVNVKATDDPTHLCLCANHLSNPCAPWDIDTSVMSHLRNWWNRLMNQSDADSNMTDELYLNMIARFCGPATQSTLQLMDETFLQPKTLADAVTLTGDLYERLTLYPDMIEMLSEQRLFLVGPPNTGKTRMLTLAGKQWIESGHPLYILVSSFTKRDFMSSFSKTSNHTPTTKDIDETSRPFVTQVICNFNYKKEMKEILDVLTTQKRIQLCVIASEVDFPGKMHSVDKVIEKGQKRKYFKTFVESLSRQHPNLVLWATSSTSQNVPDGWKVQTFTRALTCPPAVVREASRTGADYFTPGAEILSLDCLTPTDGPQVKYIYHEMDSTGYHDCSLCGRKVADFLSKHLDNKGNLSVDAS
- the LOC112575171 gene encoding uncharacterized protein LOC112575171 isoform X4 gives rise to the protein MIFLRKIQALNSWWFLQHMSCRCHQFSSTTMKTILIVCCLHIAAALPQEGSITCSVSPVEIDQDAVLNCSFPEDLNTTKKDFAVYHYRDDTGDAVVDCWWLKGAMTCSARPEIRYESTVGHTFTITLQNISSSQTGRYACQIANYHQNLIQSCELTILSGANNSCKVSNVPNDSQITLTCFFNENVQTTQNNFSVYRHNSQEKLAEILHCWWVDNKPQCQVDDDYLYDYEVSTHLTMKIQKTIKVKTLTYSCWHEGSTQQQQAKCSLEISEEASEEDISTGLAVGLSLALTAVITAIIVIVILMRRNNWAFRWRKTRTSTDDAHLPMIKKESNEYVTTKTLQEYLVKNIKEMYPDTLDSCYFVPPVYFNKIRYEKQPIAGQVVYVPQPPDLSDVRHDRAMQHVLHCLRHMAEHHKEDMFVLSQFNYEDYLNNPGNSFLNHRLPVPARFTDKTNVGCFDILIIHRRFGVLVGVVKSLSDKDDGSEESERKIDDMLVREVSEAIAQVKYANSMMGHLMSDQTHKPVIQTTLMFPNVTWSSLQRALGSYSQVVQSLRECVNVKATDDPTHLCLCANHLSNPCAPWDIDTSVMSHLRNWWNRLMNQSDADSNMTDELYLNMIARFCGPATQSTLQLMDETFLQPKTLADAVTLTGDLYERLTLYPDMIEMLSEQRLFLVGPPNTGKTRMLTLAGKQWIESGHPLYILVSSFTKRDFMSSFSKTSNHTPTTKDIDETSRPFVTQVICNFNYKKEMKEILDVLTTQKRIQLCVIASEVDFPGKMHSVDKVIEKGQKRKYFKTFVESLSRQHPNLVLWATSSTSQNVPDGWKVQTFTRALTCPPAVVREASRTGADYFTPGAEILSLDCLTPTDGPQVKYIYHEMDSTGYHDCSLCGRKVADFLSKHLDNKGITHHTSLLQRLEC